In Vulpes lagopus strain Blue_001 chromosome 4, ASM1834538v1, whole genome shotgun sequence, the DNA window ccctgacgacAAGTGAtcaggaacattttttcatgtgcttgttggccatgtgtatgtcttctttggagaaatgtctgttcatgtcttctgcccatttcttgactgatttgtttgtttttgggtgttgagtttgataacttcttttttttaattttaagagttgtgtgtgtgtgtatatatatatatatatatatatatatttaagatttgtttatttattcatgagagacacacacagagagaggtagagacataggcagagggaggaaaagcaggctcctcgcagggagtctgatgtgggactcaatcctggatcctgggattatgcgctgagctgcaggcagatgctcaactgctgagtcacacaggcatcccgagtttgataaatttttttatagatcttggatactagccttttgtCTGatatctcatttgcaaatatcttctcccattctgtagattgccttttagttttagtTCCAATAGTTCactattgcttttgtttcccttgcctttatagatgtgtcttgcaagaagttgctgtggccaagctAAAAAAGGTTGCTgtctgtattctcctctaggattttgatggattcctgtctcacatttaggtctttcatccattttgagtttatctttacaTATGATATAagagaatgatccagtttcattgttctacatgtggctgtccaattttcccaacaccatttattgaagaaacttttttccattggatattctttcctgctttatcgaagatcagttgaccatacagttgagagtccatttctgggttctcttttctgttccattggtctatgtgtttgtttttgtgccagtaccatactgtcttgatgatcacagctttgaatacagcttgaagtcaggtattgtgatgcccccagctttggtttcccttttcaatatttctctggttatttggggtcttttctggttccaaaccttaggattgtttgttccaaccctgtgaaggaagtccatggtattttgataaggattgcattgaatgtatacaTTGCTCTGGGtacacattttcacaatattcattcttccagtccatgagcatggaatgttttcccatctctttgtgtctccctcaatttctttcataagtattctgtAGTTAATaaagtacagatcctttacctctcaggttagggtttttttcctaggtatcttacggttttgagagcaattgtaaatgggattgattccctaatttctctttcttcagtctcattgttagtgtatagatttctgtgcattgattttgtagcatgacacattgctgaattgctatatgaattctagcaattttggggtggagtcttttgggttctccatgtacaatatcatgtcatctgtgaagagtgagcaTTTGACTACTTCTTCGCcaatttgggttttatttctttttgttgtctgattgctgagactaggactgctagcactatgttgaacaacaatggtgagagtgggcattcctgttgtgttcctgttgtgtttccccattgagaaagaTATTCAAAgtaggctttttgtagatggcttttatgattttgaggtatgttccctctatccctatactctgaagactttcaatcaggaatggatgctgtattttgtcaaatgctttctctgcatcaaatgagaggatcatatggttcttgtcttttcttttattaatgtgatctgttgtgttgattgatttatgaatgttgGACCACCTctgtatcccagggataaatcccacttggtcatgatgactaatcctcttaatgtactgttggatcctattggctagtatcttggtgagtattttgaTACCCATGTTCATCTgtgatattggtctgtaattctcgtttttgatggagtcttcatctggttttgggatcaagataatgctggcctcatagaatgagtttggagatATTCCCTCagtttctatcctttgaaacagctttagtataataggtattatttcttttttaaatgtttggtagagttcccctgggaagcaagctggcttttgtttcttgggaagtttttgatgactgcttcagtttcctctctggttattgatctgttcagattttctatttctttctgtttcagttttggtaatttgtaggttAGTTTCCAGGAATGTATGCATTTCTTCCAgcttgcctaatttgttggcatatagttgctcataatacattttaaaaattgtttgtattttcttggtgttggttgtgatctctcctctttctttcatgattttattaatttgagtcttttttctttttaataagtcttgcTAGGGGTtaatctgtcttattaattctttcaaagaaccagctcctggtttcattgatctgttctatacttcttctggtctctattcaTTGagttctctaatctttattattaatctttattatttctcttcttctgcttgctgtaggctttatttgctgaATCTTTTAaactcttctctaatttcctggttgacccattgatctcttagtaggatgctctttaatctccaAGTGTTTGGTAacctccaaatttcttcttgtaattgagttctagtttcaaagcattgtggtctgaaaatatgcaaggaataatcccagtcttttggtatcgattgagacctaatttgtgacccaatatgtgatctattctggagaaagttccatgtgcacttgagaagaatgtgtattctgttgcgtttggatgtaaagttctgtatatatctgtgaaatccatttggtcccaTGTGTCATtcgcccttgtttctttggtgaccttctgcttagaagatctgtccttTGCTCAGAGTGCCATGTTGGagtctcctactattaatatattatttatgtctctctttactttgattattaattggttgatataattggcttctcccacattaggggcatagatattcataattgttaggtcttcttgttggatagaccctttaagtatgatatagtgtccctcttcatctaatttatctaatatgaggattgctaccccagctttcttttgaggaccatttgaatggtaaatggtgctttaccccttcattttcaggctggaggtgtccttaggtctaaaatgagtctcttgtaggcagcatatagatgggtcttgcttttttatccagtctaataccctgtgtcttttttttaaagattgtttattttattatttactcatgagagagagagggcagagacacaggcagagggagaagcaggctccatgcaggaagcccaacatgggactcgatcctgggtctccaggatcaggccctgggctgaaggtggcgctaaaccactgaagccacccaggctgccctaccctgtgtcttttgacggGAGCAtgtagcccattcacattcagaataaCTATTAAGAGATATGAATTTAGCTTCATAGTATTATCTTACAGTGCCTGTTTCTGtgaattgtttctttgggctccctctttgcttaggggtcccccttaatatttcttacagagctggtttggtggtcacatagtctttcagtttctgtctatcctggaagctcttcacctctccttctattttgaatgacagccttgctggatacagtattcttggctgcatgtttttcttgtttagtaccctgaatatatcctgccagctctttctggcctgccagatagGATAGGtttgctgttaatctgatatttcttgccatataagttaggaatctTTTGTCATGagtgcttttaggattttttctttatctctgaaattttcaatcttcactattatatgttggggtATTGATCaatttttgttgatcttttgttcttttggttatgaattcctgtttccttccccagattagggaggttttcatctatgatttgttcaaacatattttctggttctctctctctctccacaccctctggaatcccaataagacaaatgctgttctttctcaaattatCACTTGATTCTCAGAGTCTCTCCTCATGGGCTCttagttatttttctctcttttcctcagctttcttcctttccataatTTTGTGTTCTATGCCACTCACTCCCtcctacctcattaaccctaactgttagagcatccagtttaggctacatctcagttaaagtatttttattttcagcctgattagatatCATTTCTACAGTAAGAGAATCTCTAGagtcttttgtgctttttttcaagAGCCATcagtaatttaataattttaatcctGAATTCTATATCTGACATCTTACTTAAATCTATATCCATTAGATCTATGGCCAAGAGTATTACTTCTGgttatttcttttgtgatgaattcttccttctagtcattttgtccagtgcagaatggcAATATGAGtaagcagagtcaaaaatatcaaccacgacctaagtaaaatataccctaagtaaaatataccctAGGCAATTCTGAAGACGTCAGGGACCAGAAAAAAAGCCCAccacaaatgtgaaaaaaattttaaaaattgtaaaaattttaaaacagtgtgtgtgtgtgggggaagaaGTGGGGGAGAAAGAATATAGTCTTACAGTGGACAAAGatggtgatcctcttggttccaagtgtattttggtctgtatgttaaatggcactaaattccaaattcatataaaaaagcaaaacttatatagagaaacaacagcaacaataaaaacaaaaataagaagaaaaaaagagggaaggatgggaaggaagagagaatataatctcacagagtggACCAAAAACAGTGctccacttggttctgagtgtatttgtAGAAGGTATTAactccaaaattataaaacaaaacaaacttaaaaaacaaaactcccccaaatttatatatctacaaaaattaaattgaatatgttgaaaagagaccaaaaatgaagaatatgtaattgttaaaatatgaaaatcaaaatggaaaaaaacttaaaaatgaagaattgataaaatattgtagttaagataggagagaaaaaaagaatattggaaatttttaacctgaaagataaatgaatcataaGGAAGAAACCTCGAGTTTCTCAGGTCCCTCAGTCCTAGAGCTTTCCAGTGCTGgttggtcagtaaacttgctaTTCACCTGTTCTTCCAGGTGGTCTTttgggggaagggcctgctgtgctgattgtcaagtgtctgtgcctgggtggagatGCTCCACCCCTTTCCAGGTGTCTGAGCTCTCCAGAAGTTTGTCCTATGAGGCCTTTGTTCTCTGGAGGCTACACCTCTCCcaggtgaaaggaaaaaaaaaaaacatggtgccAGATCTCTAGCCCGAGAGCCAAGAGCTCCCAGTAGACACTGAATTGCAATCTCCCAGTGGATGCTGGCTCAGATCCTCCTGGAGGCAGGCGTGGGGGCACTGATTCATACAATTTGAAGGGCGCCTGGTGGTGGGAGAGCTTTTGCTGTCTTTTACCCTCCCTGGTTTCTGCCTCTCCTGGAGTGATTAGAGGATAGCACACTTCTGTCtactgctgggccctggggtggggagtATTCACCCACTGGAGTGTGCACCTGCTCTGCCTTCCTGGCAACAATCAGAGAGTTGCTGCATTCCAGTCCTTTACCAGGACCCAGGGCGTCAGTGGTCCCCTTATCCATCCATGGTTTGCGGTTTGCGTCACAAGTTGAGCTTTCTCCTGGGTGCCTctgttctttctgtgcctctgggAATATTGAGATCTCCTTGCCCCTCCTGCAGTTCTGCCCTGTTTCACCACTGAGCACTTTTCAGGCAAGGAAGACTCTTTCAGGACCAGGTTTCTAAAGGACCCAATTGAACGCCCTAGTGCTATAACTGCTTTCCAGCAGCTGCTTGCAaaggctccctctccctgccatttatcttctgatatatctCCTCCATTTCTCTTTGCATTACTACCTTGCAAGAAGtgatcacttttctctctgtagtgttccagctattctttctttccatctcaggttgaattcataggtgttcaggatggtttgaaagttagcTAGCTAAATTTGGGGgactaaatgaaaatgaggatCCTTATTATTTCACCATCTTACCTCCCCCCTCTGCTCTAGTCtttcttatttcccttcttctgctgacttgaggctttatttgcttttccttttctaggtcctttatgtgtaaggtagGTTCTCACATGCTTACTTAGTTATATTGCCTCCATATCCCTCAGAGGGAACCACTGTTCTCTTGCTTTTCCACCACAGTTTGTTTTTCATGCTGAAGAGTTTCCTTAAGCTGAAATTTACTCACTTCAATTTGCCAGAATCATCTATTTATCATGAGTTATTTTCCATATAAACCTTTGTATTTGGTTATATTTCATgataaattaaatcaaaatttcttaagggaaggaaaaaagagacatagGGGAAGgataagagaaaatattagaGGGTACCAgttttagatatttattaaatttaacacCTTCAACAGGAATGTCTTCTTTAGCAAGAAAGGAGAGTAATATTAGCAACAGAAAAAGCTAATTTGACAAACACAGATGCACAAGAGAGTTACTACAACTGAATTAAACAGTAAGTCAGGCCTAACAGTTCCAGCAAGTTGTATAATTAAAACAACAGTCCTCATTAATTCCCAGGGTATgggagtggagggatgggggtcATTAAGTGATCTCTCATTtagaaagacaagagaaagaatgtTAACATGAAGGTGTCTTCCTTTTTGTTCAAATGTATCTGTCAAATGAGCAATTTTGCTCTTGTCAAAAGTCCCTCCTAGTGGCCACTGCAATTTCATATTGTTCTGGGAGAATTATGCCAATTGGAGAGCTATCTTATGCATTTAAACAGAAAGGGAGCATGTGTTTGGTATAGAGAATCAAATAGACTGAGATGATCCAATGAGAACTGCAGCAGTCAGTAAAAAACAACTTGGCCAAAGACCAGTCATCCCCATCTGGGGACCCAGAAAAATCCTTCACtgcaaacagattttaaaaagtatggtaGTTCTCAGGAACACAGCAGAACAAAGGAAAATCCTTATATTGTCTAATATCTTGTAAAAGTAACCCAAAGCAAAATTTGTCTAAAGCAATGTTGCTCTGATGAGACCTTTTAAACTTGTCAGTCCCTGGGCTTGGCTCAAGGTTGAATTTATCAGGCTTGTTCCTAtcctatctctttatttttattttttaaaggcatttgtttatttatttatttatttatttatttatttatttatttatgagagagaaagggagagagaaagggagagtatGTGCATGACACcagaggggcgggggaggaggagagagaaggacaagcagactccatgccgagtgcagagcccaacatgagacttgatcccacaaccctgagatcatgacctgagtcaaaatcaagtcagatacttaaccaactgagccactcatggcACCCCCTTGTCGTATCTCTTTAAACTTTATCCTGTAACATTCCATAACATGACAAACTGAGAGACAGTTGGTACTATTGTTAGGAGACAATGTGATCTTAATATTTGGAAGCTCAACAAAAACATTGGTGCTCAGTACCAATATAGTACTTGTTTTACTCTTGTGGTTGGAGAAATCCCTGAGTGGGAGACTCAGAGGCTTCATGGAAGTACCCTGTTCTTGAGCCATGTTAGTGAGTTGATCTAAACTGGATCTCATTGGAACATACAAGATTTTTGTTGTTCTCCCAAAGGACCACCAGAAAACCCTGTTAATCCAGCAGTTTTGATAAACATGAGTAGAAGATAGTATATTCAGGTGATCCTTCCTAGctttagaatatttaaattctCAAAGGTGTTACTCATTTCCTCTGTACAATTTCACATTTCCTATTCCCCCCCAACTCCCAAAGGAACCTCCCTAACAGAGCCTACTACTTTCATAAAAGCTCTGACTATCCATTTGAATGCTTCTTTCTGCTGTTTCTAGGTCTTGAATTGGAGCTTCTTTCTAGAATTATGCTAAGAGTAGAGCCCAAGCCATTGCATTGCTTAACTCCTGGAGGCACTATTCACGTTATAGTCTATGTGAATAGCAACACATTGGCTTATATAATGCATAACCTCCATGACCACATATGCTACACATAAAGGATTAAGTGGACAAATATGAGAGGAAACAGTTAAATGGGTTACCATAGAAGGAAATTgtgcgcgcgtgcgtgtgtgtgtgtgtgtgtctgtctgtgtgatTAACCTTGGAATCTGAGAGtatcagtcttttttctcttttaatttttcagagaTCTTCAGATCATCTTTTATGGCAGCTTCATGAATCTTCCAGACTTTACTGGGGAGATCCTACCTTATGAGAGGATCTTCATCCACCCAAACTTCACTGCTACCTCTCCTAAAGATGACCTCATGTTGATAAAGCTGGCTATACCTTTTACTTTCTTCTCCACAAGGCATTTACAGTGGCCTACTTTCAAGAATGCAGTTAAAGATTGCTTGATTCACACTTGGTTAGAGGATAAATACTTTATTGGTGAGTGACTATCAAAGAAGAGTTAGTTCTTAGATATATTTACATCTTTAGGATCTCTGAATTAGGGGAAGGAATTGGAAACTTATCAGGCTAGTGCCAGATTTCTAAGCACATGTATAAAGCTAGAAAGGGAACAACAGTATTGGCTTTTTAGAGTAGAAGAAGTGATCTTTAGGGCTTTGGGGATCAAATCCTAATCAAAGTGTTGCATATATGGATCACATTGGCACACCGCAGGGGCTGGAATTCAGCAATCTATGTTTGAGTATTGATTCTAACATTCATTATAGGTTTATGAACAAATTCTTTTACTTGAACaaattcttttacttctttgaatCTTAATTTGCAAATtggtaaaaatcatatttttctctttacctaAAAGGAGTGATATTGTTATCAATTATAACAATGGTAGTAACTACCATTTGTTGATCACTAATTGTGTACCAAGCATGAAGCATCTGTACATATAGCCATTATCACATATCATATAGATAAGTTTCCTTGAGATTTATATCTTATAAGCCAGGAAACTAAGACTCAGGGAAATGAATTATCCAAGATCATCAGCTTGGCAATGACAGGGCTTGGATTCAGATTTTGTTTGATGTGTGCAATGTCTTCTCAGAAACCACCCTTTGATGCTGATAATCTGTCAGAGATGATAAACTGAGTAAGAAGATGTGTTTGATCCGTGGTTGTCCATTCTTACTGAGAAGAAGccctgaaggaggaggaggcaggatgcTTTATGAAAGGCAAACAGGAATCAaagtctcctttattttttgtgcttAGGAAATTCAAACAATAATCTGCAAAGCATCACAATTCAAATGAGCTCTAATATAAACTGCAAAAAATTATTGGGTgaaaaactcctagaagacaTGTTTTGTATAGGACCCACAGTAGGAAGTCAAGAACCCTGCCAGGTAAGTCTTCTTACCTCATTTGCCCCTAAGCTCAGTCTCTACTGTTTGTTGAGGTGCTGGATTTTTCAGTCAGGATAGGAACTCAGAGAGTAAGGGAGCTGAAGAATGATGACTCTTTCTTCTCCATCCTGTCATAGAGATGATAGAAACAGATGTTGGGGAGTGGAAAGCTATCTCCCAGCAACTGCTTGGGAATACCTGTCTAGGGATGACTGGGAGGTGTAGAGGTAGTTAGTGCAATGGAAAGAAGCTttcatactgtattcttatatcTTGAACCCCTTTGCATGGTAAATATAGTGGCTCTCATTTCTGTTCAGGTGTTGAGGAAATCTCAGGTGGGAAGGAAGTTCTGATCCCTCTACTCTATCTGGCAGGTGGTCACAGCTGCACCAGCCTTATGTGGCCGTGAATTACAAGGAATTTTGTCTTGGGGAACTGGATGTGTTCTAACAGGATACACTGTTGTCTTCACTGACCTACACAGCTACGTTCCGTGGATCAAGAACATTATGTCTACAAAATAAGCTGATATAGAGCTCCATTGACACACTTACCTCCCAGCTGATCCACAGCAATCATGCTATATATCTCAGTCCCAGTCTTTCATAGGATCTAGATCTGACTGGAGTTTCAAAAGAGATCGTTGATGACTCCTGAGTGTTGGCATGTCTCTAGTCTCTTTAACTGCTTCTTTGCTTATTCCTAACTCATGACTGagtgtttaaaatattgaaaacatgaGTGCTAGTCTCAAGAATTGGAATTCACTCAGGAATCTTTGTTGGATTCTACAAAACtcaaatatttctgttaaaatacTCTCTGTCTtgtctttaaaacacacaaaaaaacaagtgGAACTGAGGGAAAATAACTACCAGGGGTCTATTTGGGCAAAGTGTAAATCATATAGCTGAGCGATAATTTACCAAAAGTTGGTCAGATGATTAGCAATTTTTCTAATGACCAGATGTCTCCtgggtaagtgtgtgtgtgtatgtttgtatatatatatgggtgGTTGTAGTTAGTTCCCATTAGTTACTTACAAGATCTATAGAATTCATGTTTGCTTATTAGATTTACTCAGGCCACCCAAAAGTCATTTTAGTATTTGGAATAAACAGGATTTCTGTGTTTTGGAATAAAactataatgtatatttataaataataggatggaatttttttccccaatgcaTTTTCCTTCTGGTttactgctttttatttaaaatcacacATGTTTTCTGAAAGGAGGGTACAAAGTGGTGGAGTTCTTGAGGATTTTGCCTGGGAGTTTTCATATATGCCTTTGGGTACTCATGATCACACACTTTCATCCACAAGTACACTGAAAAGTTGCTCGTCATTCCAAAAATGtgttcttcaaatattatttttcattaatccACGAGAGATTAAACTGATTTTATACTAAAGTCTATCcattttcatgtaaaaatattgaacatttaagaaatttgtctcagaaatgtgaaatgcatttttattctgCCACATGCTGTGAAATAATTAggatttcttaaaattcaaattgCTATCCAGTTGATTAAATCACCTATTTACACATTCACAAAAACAAAGGGTTTTTCCTTTTAAGACTTTCATGGCCATCAGAGAATGTGGAAAGTGCTTTGTATGCAGAGGAATAGTGTGGGAATTGGCAGCGCTTACTAATTTTGACAGTTTCCTCCTGTATCACCCTTTTGTTGCCTAGTTAGTTAATTCCTATTTCTCCTGGTTGCTAACCATCCTTTTCATCCTTACCATATGCCAAGTTGTGTATTGTCATCAGCCAACTAAACTAGTTTCAAGAGAACTTTTTACTGAGATGATTTTCCTAACAACCTACGCTGAGTCCTGCCCTGTGTGCTCTTTGGCCTCATACTTACAGGTCTTActatttctttccattgttcTAGGCTGAGTCAGGTATCTTAATTATTGATTGAGTCATGAATTCTTCAGTTTGAGggtctttttttcttactgattggGTCATGAATTCTTAATTTGAGggtcttttttcttattgattggGTCATGAATTCTTCAATTTGagggtcttttttcttctttatattttctggactTGAGTTTTTCTTgtataaatatcttctctcttTGTCATCtcattcctcaattttttttttaattttttttatttatttatgatagtcacagagagagagaggcagagacacaggcagagggagaagcaggccccatgcaccaggagcccgatgt includes these proteins:
- the LOC121489178 gene encoding putative inactive serine protease 58 — protein: MEGFNPLLYLFYLSSSYQSCVGTLIAPQWVLTAAHCFLPDLQIIFYGSFMNLPDFTGEILPYERIFIHPNFTATSPKDDLMLIKLAIPFTFFSTRHLQWPTFKNAVKDCLIHTWLEDKYFIGNSNNNLQSITIQMSSNINCKKLLGEKLLEDMFCIGPTVGSQEPCQVVTAAPALCGRELQGILSWGTGCVLTGYTVVFTDLHSYVPWIKNIMSTK